CTCAGCCATGCTTAGCAAATATCTAGGCCTCCATGTTCATTCTCACCCGATGCACTGGGAAAAAAAATCTTAGAAATTATCACAGAAATAGAAACTTTAGAcattttatttgtatatcctaatCACCATTATCAATAATAACCATTGGATCTATTCTGTTTTATAAAAGATTCCCACCACTACCATTATGAAAAAAATCCATAAAGTAACCCCTAAATTTTTATTCAAATTACCCACCAttgtcattataaaagataacTCACAATAACCCCCCTAATTTGAATCTAAATTGTCCACCTATGCCATTATGTAAGATATTTCAAATAAGTccataaatttgtatctaaattaacCACCTCTATCATTATGAAAAAATTTAAAGTTCACTTAATAAGTAATTTTAAGTGTAGAAATGTGTATTTTACTCatattgttggtatttcttagatGTATACAATTGTAATGTCACTTTATATTTTGGCAACTGATTGAGTGAAACAAATGTTTTActtatttatttgtttattaCCATGAAAAGTGTAGCATACAAAATGACAAGTCGATTTATGCACAGTTACCTTTTTCGTTTGGAACTTGAATGCATGGTTAACATGTTTCTTACTGAAACTAGGGTATAATCCAAAAGGAAACAGAGCTAACTGTACCCGTCACTGTGGAAACATCGATGTGCCATTCCCATTTGGCTTAGAAGATGGTTGCTTCGCTATGGAAAATTTTCGCCTCTTCTGCACAAATGCGACATCATCAGCTGTCCTCCAGTTGGCACCTCATCGGGATGTGATCATCAGTCTCCAAATTAACGAAGGGATACTTACCTACACTGAAGAAATAATGAATGCGCCcggttttaatattttttatggtTATGGTTTGACAAGCAGCTCTATGCAATGGGTTATTGCTAATCTAAGCTGTGCTAAAGCTAAACAGAATACATCTGGGTATGCTTGTGTGAGTATCAACAGCAGGTGTGTGGAGGTGAACACATCTGACGGCTATTATTTTGGATACCGCTGCAAATGCACAGATGGCTTCCAAGGGAATCCGTACATTCGGAGTGGTTGTCAAGGTACCCGACATCTCTCTCCTTTTATCACTCACTTCGAAACTCTCTCTGCGTTGTCACATCTTCGATCTGGTTTGCAGATATTGATGAGTGCCTTCAGCAAGACATTTGTAAGGGCAGACTGTGCAGTAATATAGAAGGAAGTTTCAAGTGCATTGAATGCCCTCGAAAGACGATATATGATCAGGCAAATAACCAGTGTACTAGAACAAAGCAGCAGGTTCTGCTCATAGGTATCGTTACTGTTGTTACTAAATAACAACATCATTTGCTGCTCATATTTATTATTGTTATTGCTAATAATATTTCTATTGCAAAATAAGGTACAATATATATAAGGAGGTTATGTTCGTGTCTATATAGGTATTATTATCGGACTTTCGGGAGGCTTCAGCATCGTACTCCTGGCCGTCCTTGCATTATTTCTTCTCCGTAGATGGAGAAGAAACATTCAAAAGCAACTACGGAGGACTTATTTCCAGAAGAACCAAGGTCTTCTTTTAGAACAGTTGACGTCGCCTGACAAAACAAATATTTTCTCTCTTGAAGAGCTAGAAAAGGCAACAAATAACTTTGATCCCACACGTATCATTGGACATGGTGGCCATGGGATGGTCTATAAAGGCATTTTATCTGACCAACGTGTTGTTGCAATAAAGAAGTCTCTAGTCATTGAGTACAGCGAGATCAAGCAATTCATCAATGAAGTTGCAATACTTTCTGAAATAAATCACAGAAACATCGTGAAGCTATTTGGATGTTGTCTCGAATCTGAGGTTCCATTGCTAGTATATGATTATATTTCCAATGGATCATTGACTCAAGTTCTCCATGATGAATCACGAAATGATGTTTCTTTGTCTTGGAATGATTACATAAGAATCGCCACGGAAGCTGCAGGAGCTTTATCATATCTCCACTCAGCAGCTTCAATATCAGTCTTCCATCGTGATGTGAAGTCCTCTAATATACTCTTGGATGGTAACTACACAGCAAAAGTTTCAGACTTTGGCGCTTCAAGATTGGTTCCAGTTGATCAAACACACATTGTTACGAATGTACAAGGTACATTTGGTTACTTAGATCCAGAGTATTTCTATACGAGGCAACTAAATGCGAAGAGTGATGTGTATAGTTTTGGGGTGGTACTTCTAGAGCTGCTTGTTAGAAAGAAGCCTATTTTCACAAGTAACTCAGGCTTGGTTCAGAACTTGTCAAACTACTTTCTTGAGGCATTGAAAGAGAGAGGAATCACTGATATAGTTGATCCTCAAGTTGCCCAGGAAGCAACCAAGGAGGAGATCAGCAGCATCGCCTCCATTGCGGAGATGTGCTTAAGATTACGTGGTGAAGAAAGGCCTACAATGAAGCAAGTGGAGATGGAATTACAGATTTTACGAAAGAAGCAGGTGAGCACTTGCCAAAGCAGCCCAGAAAATGAGCAGCAAAATGAAACAATATTGCTAACTCGAAGAGCTAAAGCTACTTGCCAAGCATTTGCCACAGAACCAGGTCAGGGAGCCAATTTACCACTGGAACACAACCAGCGATGTTATAGTTTAGAGGAAGAGTTCATGGAATCTGCCACCCTACCACGCTAGATGTGCTTATTGAGTATGATTGATTTAGTGCCAGTGGTTATCCATCTATAATGTATCACTCACCAGCAGGTCGCCTATAGTAACTTTATATATATAGAACCAGCGTTTCACTGGCTTTATTTGGTGTATAATTGGAGTATTTATCCGTACGTGAAGATATAGCTGT
This sequence is a window from Miscanthus floridulus cultivar M001 chromosome 10, ASM1932011v1, whole genome shotgun sequence. Protein-coding genes within it:
- the LOC136489348 gene encoding wall-associated receptor kinase-like 5 → MNSGVRVYNMSLETPGRSFSFDTSATFSVTGCDLDVYWIDQMTSRPVFGCSTWCPGSEEIITEVAASYNCSGMGCCSVLVQDVFQISIQLSFVHRKSSSIGASRSSNRNSLLRDRITVVTSNSTLLFWNIVDQPNCASAEKNRTEYACISATSHCNDDTTFGFGYTCECEPGFTGNAYIIDGCTDDNIGYNPKGNRANCTRHCGNIDVPFPFGLEDGCFAMENFRLFCTNATSSAVLQLAPHRDVIISLQINEGILTYTEEIMNAPGFNIFYGYGLTSSSMQWVIANLSCAKAKQNTSGYACVSINSRCVEVNTSDGYYFGYRCKCTDGFQGNPYIRSGCQDIDECLQQDICKGRLCSNIEGSFKCIECPRKTIYDQANNQCTRTKQQVLLIGIIIGLSGGFSIVLLAVLALFLLRRWRRNIQKQLRRTYFQKNQGLLLEQLTSPDKTNIFSLEELEKATNNFDPTRIIGHGGHGMVYKGILSDQRVVAIKKSLVIEYSEIKQFINEVAILSEINHRNIVKLFGCCLESEVPLLVYDYISNGSLTQVLHDESRNDVSLSWNDYIRIATEAAGALSYLHSAASISVFHRDVKSSNILLDGNYTAKVSDFGASRLVPVDQTHIVTNVQGTFGYLDPEYFYTRQLNAKSDVYSFGVVLLELLVRKKPIFTSNSGLVQNLSNYFLEALKERGITDIVDPQVAQEATKEEISSIASIAEMCLRLRGEERPTMKQVEMELQILRKKQVSTCQSSPENEQQNETILLTRRAKATCQAFATEPGQGANLPLEHNQRCYSLEEEFMESATLPR